From Paenibacillus sp. PvR098:
CGGATCAGTTTATGCTTGGAGCAATTTTACCAACCCGCTGATTCAACAGTTTGGCTGGACAACTAGTCAAGTACAGCTTACGTTTAGTTTAGCGATTCTGTTTCTAGGGTTGTCTGCGGCTTTTATGGGTCACTTTGTGGAAAAACACGGTCCACGTAAGGCTGGTTTGGTTGCCGCAATCTTTTTCGGCGTGGGGACTTTCGGCTCCGGATTTGCGGTGAACATGGAATCGCTCAGCTTGTTGTACCTATGTTATGGCGTTCTCGGCGGTATTGGCCTGGGCGTTGGCTATATTGCGCCCGTGTCCACATTGGTCAAGTGGTTTCCGGATCGTCGCGGGTTGGCTACGGGTCTTGCGATTATGGGATTTGGATTTGCGGCCGCGATCAGTAGTCCGATTATGAATTCCTTCATCCAGACGATGGGTGTGGCAAATACGTTTTATATCTTGGGAGCTGCCTATTTTTTGGTCATGACGGTATCATCCTTGTACCTTGAAAGGCCACCTGAAAATTGGATGCCGGCAGGATTTGAGCAGAAAGTGAAGGCTTCAAAATCCCGATATACGGACCTCTCTCAGCTTACGGCGAATGAAGCGATCAAGACGTCCCGTTTTTATTACCTTTGGATCATGCTGTTTATTAACATAACGTGTGGAATTGCCATTCTTTCCGCAGCAAAGCCGCTTGCCCAGGAGAGCATTGGGCTGACCGCGGCGGAAGCAGCGACCCTAGTCGGGATTCTGGGTCTTTTTAATGGTTTAGGACGTATCGGTTGGGCAAGCATATCAGACTATATCGGACGTCCTAATACGTACACGACGTTCTTTGTACTGCAGATCATTCTGTTTGCTCTATTGCCGCATACGACAGGAGCTCTAATGTTCCAAATCATGCTGGCTGTAATATACACTTGCTATGGTGGAGGTTTTGCCGCAATCCCCGCGTTTATCGGTGATTTATTCGGAACCAAGCAGCTTGGAGCGATTCATGGTTACATATTAACCGCTTGGGCGGCGGCCGGATTGGCAGGTCCGATGTTTGCAGCATGGATGAAAGATACGACGGGAAGCTATGCCAGCAGCTTGACCTTCTTCGTAGGCTTATTCGTAGTAGCGTTCATCGTTTCTCTTTTAATTCGCAAAGACATCCGCAGATTGAGGGAACAAGCTGGATTGATACAAGAGAGACAGGCTTCTTAGGAAAACAGAGTGAGGTTTATATAGAAATACCGCTGTAATGAAAAAAGAGACAAGCCGTTCGGTGTTTGATGCCCGGGCGGTTTTTTTGTCTTGAAAACACACGACCGCTTGCTGCTGGTTAAATCTTGTTGAGTTTACTGTTATACAATAGATCACTATATTGATTTTATGTTGCAAACAAATAGTTACTGTTATATAATAAATAAAATTAAAACGAATTGTAATATTATAAAAAAACATTCGAAGGGAGCGTTAATCATGAATAGTACGGCTTTGTCAGTAGAGTTTAAATCAAGACAGATCCGGAAATTGCGTGTGCTTGAATCGAAGAAAGATGAAACAAGAGGAACGGTAAGTACGGAACATGATGAGCTTGGAGAAACGGTTTTTTATGAGCTATCCCCTATTCATATGGCCTTGTATTATGCATTCGATCCCGAGATGGATATTTCATAAAGCACTTATACAGATTTGAAGTCCGCCATAACATGGCGGGCTTTATTATGTTTTGATCATTTTTTAACTGTTATATAACAATAAAAAAATAAAAAACAATATTTAACATTAAAAAACTATATATTATAAAATATATATAAATTAACAAACTGTACTATAACAATTAAATAGGAGGAGCTCGGAAAAATGGGTTACAAATTCCAATTTGTTACCTTGGCTGGATTCCATGTGCTTAATCACAGTATGTTTAAACTTGCTTATGATTACAAAGATCGCGGCATGGCAGCCTACTCCGAGTTCCAACAAAGTGAGTTTTCCAGCGAGTCCAAGGGTTATGAGGCGACGCGTCATCAACGCGAGGTGGGAACAGGGTACTTCGACGAAGTATCCCAGGTGATAGCAGGAGGGACTTCTTCCACCACGGCACTGACAGGCTCGACCGAGGAAGAGCAATTCGCCCATTGACGTGAATAGATTGAAGTGACAGCACTCTTAGCATCAGGGTGCTGTCTTTTTTTGTTAAGCTATTATATAATTGTCTAAATATTATAGAACAGTTCAGCGAGGTGCGGAAGATGAGCTTGGACAATTCTGAACTCAATACGAAGCATGAACAAATTACCAAATACATTGAGTCTTTAAGCGTAGGCACGAAGCTGTCCGTACGGAAAATCGCTCAAGAGCTGGAAGTAAGTGAAGGGACCGCGTACCGTGCTATTAAGGAGGCGGAAAACACCGGACTGGTCAGCACTAAAAGACGAATCGGCACCATCCGGGTGGAAAAAAAAGAAGAGCTTCAGATTGATAAACTCACCTTCGCGGAAATCGTCATGGTGGTGGAAGGCGTAGTGCTTGGCGGTTCTGCAGGGATACACAAGACGCTGAATAAATTTGTCATAGGCGCGATGCAGCTTGAAGCCATGCTGAAATATATTGAACAAGGCAATCTTCTTATTGTTGGAAACCGTGTACAAGCGCATATGTGCGCGTTAAGTCAAGGCTCCGGTGTATTAATCACTGGAGGATTTGATACAACCCCCGAGGTCAAGAAGCTTGCAGATGATTTGGAGCTTCCGATTATCGGGAGCAGCTACGATACGTTTACTGTTGCTGCCATGATTAACCGGGCCATTGAGGATCGATTAATCAAAAAACAAATTCTAATCGTGGAAGATATCATTCGAAAAGATACGCCGGTTTACTCCTTGCTGCCGACAAATACGGTAAAAGATATGGAAAAACTAGTTGAGCAAACGTCTCATACTCGCTATCCTGTTGTGGATGAAGATCGGAAGCCGATAGGAATCATAACGACAAAGGACATCATCGGGGCGAAGCCTAACCAGCCGATCGGAGAGTTAATGACGTTAAATCCGCTCGTGATTAGCACCAAAACATCCGTAGCTTCCGCAGGACATACGATGGTTTGGGAAGGCATAGAGCTGCTTCCGGTCATTGATTCGGATCGAAAAATGATCGGGGTTATCAGTCGTAAAGATGTTATGAAAGCGATGCAGTACATGCAAAAGCAGCCTCAAAATGCGGAAACTTTTGAAGTTCAAATCAGCGCGGGCTTTGAAGAGCTGAGGAACGCGGAAGGAAAGCTATACTTTAAAGGTTCCGTGACACCTCAAATGACCAATTATGAGGGGATGGTGTCGGAGGGAGTCCTATCTACCCTTATGATTCGAGCCGCGTACCGTACGGTACAGGAGCATAAAAAGGGTGACTTGATCATAGACAGCTCCTCCAGTTATTTTCTCGTGGCATTACAAATCGACGATGTGATCGAGATCGTTCCCACGATCATTGAATTAAGCCGAAGATTTTGCAAGATCGATTTGGAAATGACGTGCAATGGCGTTAGAGTGGCGAGATCCATGGTCACAGCACGTATATTACAATAAATGAAGTTTCCATTGTATGTTTTGCTAATAATCTATATAAAAGCTTATACAAAAAGCATTGGCTCCGCGCTGCGGCGCATACCAGCCAATGTTTTTTAGATTGTGGGGATAACAAAGGCCAAGTCGGTTTTGGTCAGTGCAAGGATATCTGATCTCACAATAACCGGTTAATTTATAGAATTATTTTTGATACAAAAATAACCTAATGGCTTAGTTAAGCGTTAGGTTATTTTAAATTGGTGTAAGCACACTACTACTTAATAACATATTTTTATTTAGTTACTTACTTAATTTGTCATATAAAATCTTTCATCGATCACTTTTTCTACTGGCAGATCATTTTTAATTGATCCGGTTTCCTTCACGGCATTGATTGCCCATTTTATGCCTTCAACATTAATTTTCGCTTGGTCCGGAAAGGAGTCTTTTACAAAATCCAGCGATTTCGTTGCAATTTCTTGATCCATTCCCATAGAATCGATAGCAATTTGTATTGCTTCCTTACTATTGACTGGATCCTTTATAAACGCGATAGCATCGGCTGTAGCGGCCATAAACGCGCGGGCGACTTCCGGCTGTTTTTGGATTACTGTTCCGCTGGAGGAGATTACAGTGTGATTATAATTCTGCAGTTCATCACTTAAGTTTACAAAACGTTTCATTCCGGCTTGTTCACCGTTGATATCATTGGGGGGTTGGAGAACAGTCACTTGAACTTGCCCGTTTCTCAGCGCGGCAAGACGGGAAGGTGTTCCTCCTGCTGAGATCATTCGAATATCTTGATCCGGTTCAAGTCCATTTTCCTTTAACCACCAACGCATAATAATATCCACTCCATTACCTGGTTGTAAAACAGCTGCTGCTTTCCCCCTGAGGTCTTCTATTGTATTGATTTCGGGGGATACGAATACGGAATATAATGTCTGATCGCTTAAGGAACCGATAATTTTCATATTTGCGCCTTCATTTACTGATGTCATGATGGACTCGGCTAAACTGGCAATAAATTGAAAATCGCCGGCTTGCAAACCGCGCAAAGCAAGGACTCCTCCTTCAATTTTTCGTAGGTCCACTTCAAGGTTATACTTTTCAAACATTCCTTTTTTTTCAGCTACATATAAAGGTAAAAAACTAGTAGTGTTGGAAACGATGGCTACGCTTATTGGAGTAAGTTTGTCAGGTTTAGATTTGTCCTCTTGTCCACCGCTGGTTGCTTCTGGGATAGAAGTTGTCGTTTTCGTGCCGCAACCTGATAAAACCGTTACAAATACCATTACGATTAACAAAAAAATGGATAACATCTTTTTATTTCCCACGATACTCCTCCTAATAAGATGATTTAGGGTACCACATATCCCGATCCATTCGTTACACTAAGAAACTAGAAATCAGCTTAATGTAAAATAACCCCCTTTATTAAAAGTTAATTATTTATAAAGCGCTTTCAGTATAAGCTTATATCTTTAATCTGTAAAATTAATACTTTCTATTCAAACTTACTAGTAGATAAGTTAAAAACTATTCAACAATTAGTTAAAATTTATGTTTATTGCGGCGTTTCTTTCTAGCCTTGCTCTCATTATCTTATTTCGTAATCCTCTGTTGTTATACAGTTAACCCGTGTCCACCCCTTGATCTGATTACGTTATTATTTGTTTGTCCTGGGGAGGTAGCCCCTTATTATGTCAGGATTTACCATGCAATTTGATTCAATATTTCAATGAATGCGATTGACAAAATGTTTGCTAACTTATTTTTTGATTAGAAATAATCTATTTCACAATAAGGATTTATTAAATTAAAATCATTTGTAAGCGCTTATAACGGGTGAAGGGAGTGGATAAAATTTGTGGATTTAAAAAATGTTCAAACCTTCCTCCATATTGCACGGGAGTTAAGTTTTACTAAAGCGGCTCAATTACTTCATCTAAGCCAACCTTCTGTAACGGCAAGAGTACGTGCGTTGGAGTCCGAGCTGGGCAAGTCTTTGCTTATTAGACAACATCGCAACTTACATTTGAGCAAAGAGGGTGAAGCGTTCATCCCATTTGCGATGCAGATACTGGAAGTAGAAAAAGCTGCGGAAGAAAAATTAAAAAGCCTTAAAAATGCGCTGCAGGGAAAAGTCACTATAGGCTCGACCACTAGCTGCTCGCTGTATCTCCTACCGGGAATTTTAAGTAGGCAGTT
This genomic window contains:
- a CDS encoding OFA family MFS transporter, encoding MRKVKNRWLIATSAVGIHISIGSVYAWSNFTNPLIQQFGWTTSQVQLTFSLAILFLGLSAAFMGHFVEKHGPRKAGLVAAIFFGVGTFGSGFAVNMESLSLLYLCYGVLGGIGLGVGYIAPVSTLVKWFPDRRGLATGLAIMGFGFAAAISSPIMNSFIQTMGVANTFYILGAAYFLVMTVSSLYLERPPENWMPAGFEQKVKASKSRYTDLSQLTANEAIKTSRFYYLWIMLFINITCGIAILSAAKPLAQESIGLTAAEAATLVGILGLFNGLGRIGWASISDYIGRPNTYTTFFVLQIILFALLPHTTGALMFQIMLAVIYTCYGGGFAAIPAFIGDLFGTKQLGAIHGYILTAWAAAGLAGPMFAAWMKDTTGSYASSLTFFVGLFVVAFIVSLLIRKDIRRLREQAGLIQERQAS
- a CDS encoding DRTGG domain-containing protein → MSLDNSELNTKHEQITKYIESLSVGTKLSVRKIAQELEVSEGTAYRAIKEAENTGLVSTKRRIGTIRVEKKEELQIDKLTFAEIVMVVEGVVLGGSAGIHKTLNKFVIGAMQLEAMLKYIEQGNLLIVGNRVQAHMCALSQGSGVLITGGFDTTPEVKKLADDLELPIIGSSYDTFTVAAMINRAIEDRLIKKQILIVEDIIRKDTPVYSLLPTNTVKDMEKLVEQTSHTRYPVVDEDRKPIGIITTKDIIGAKPNQPIGELMTLNPLVISTKTSVASAGHTMVWEGIELLPVIDSDRKMIGVISRKDVMKAMQYMQKQPQNAETFEVQISAGFEELRNAEGKLYFKGSVTPQMTNYEGMVSEGVLSTLMIRAAYRTVQEHKKGDLIIDSSSSYFLVALQIDDVIEIVPTIIELSRRFCKIDLEMTCNGVRVARSMVTARILQ
- a CDS encoding ABC transporter substrate-binding protein, with product MGNKKMLSIFLLIVMVFVTVLSGCGTKTTTSIPEATSGGQEDKSKPDKLTPISVAIVSNTTSFLPLYVAEKKGMFEKYNLEVDLRKIEGGVLALRGLQAGDFQFIASLAESIMTSVNEGANMKIIGSLSDQTLYSVFVSPEINTIEDLRGKAAAVLQPGNGVDIIMRWWLKENGLEPDQDIRMISAGGTPSRLAALRNGQVQVTVLQPPNDINGEQAGMKRFVNLSDELQNYNHTVISSSGTVIQKQPEVARAFMAATADAIAFIKDPVNSKEAIQIAIDSMGMDQEIATKSLDFVKDSFPDQAKINVEGIKWAINAVKETGSIKNDLPVEKVIDERFYMTN